One part of the Raphanus sativus cultivar WK10039 chromosome 7, ASM80110v3, whole genome shotgun sequence genome encodes these proteins:
- the LOC108817677 gene encoding carbon catabolite repressor protein 4 homolog 6 isoform X1 encodes MWRSRFQVFSEAAISNASTTCAPIVAMSSHPLQYRGGRARGRGRGRGGRSFSDRPYNDAGGRGGQFVTGDSHFQSVHDANLEFRHGFRGSSNLDPRRFDHVQQPPFNRSYEFRPPPPQVQWRPNHPPSGQSYSACPPPQFYQNQMSRPPPPQQRSSFRPQRPRSKHSDYREWEYAKTAPSPGSEKFIVLSYNILADYLAIDHWKNLYFHIPRSMLSWGWRKSKIVFELGLWSADIMCLQEVDKFQDLEEDLRHRGYSGIWKMRTGNAVDGCAIFWRSNRFKLVHEESIQFNQLGLRDNVAQICVLEALLNSDAKENEASPSESCSRRVVVCNIHVLYNPKRGDFKLGQVRTLLERAHAVSKLWDDAPVVLCGDFNCTPKSHLYNFISEGKLDLSGLARNKVSGQESAEIRPPRPEIYTRPQSANKSPQGQVQPQDSIGNAPMENNFNMDVGKAPSIRNTSEIPCGDTVIAGHKATSSSERVLLGEDLHSGCTLEGQNRKPDDAGDLSIAECLSSVTITDPEPPHTSNGKDDSQEKLSASSVISETEHSPEEIVSNAQSDSSSLSTKVDTSAEMKLDDLTLDEADVLAQEEGIGEDGESFLAKLHDSNEDSSQSGELVNVFSRESGSAAFDNGKITYNPASWTPMEIAAATGDPERSTVEHALELKSAYSEIEGKANTRDENGEPVVTSYHRCFMGTVDYIWRSEGLQTVRVLAPIPKQAMQWTPGFPTPKWGSDHIALVSELAFCSSEGQPKS; translated from the exons ATGTGGCGTTCTCGTTTCCAAGTTTTTTCCGAAGCTGCAATCTCTAACGCCTCCACAACTTGTGCTCCCATCGTTGCCATGTCTAGTCATCCTCTG CAGTACAGAGGTGGGCGAGCGAGAGGCCGAGGCCGAGGCCGAGGCGGAAGAAGTTTCTCCGATCGGCCTTACAACGACGCGGGAGGAAGAGGAGGTCAGTTCGTCACCGGAGACTCTCATTTCCAATCAGTCCACGACGCCAATCTCGAATTCCGCCACGGGTTCAGAGGCTCCTCGAATCTAGATCCTCGTCGTTTCGATCACGTGCAGCAACCGCCGTTCAATCGGAGCTACGAATTTCGGCCTCCGCCTCCTCAAGTTCAATGGCGACCTAATCATCCGCCGTCTGGTCAAAGCTACTCAGCTTGCCCTCCTCCTCAGTTCTATCAAAACCAGATGTCTCGGCCGCCTCCTCCGCAGCAGCGTAGCTCCTTCCGCCCTCAACGGCCACGGTCAAAACACTCGGATTACCGGGAATGGGAATATGCCAAAACGGCACCGTCTCCTGGCTCCG AGAAGTTTATTGTTCTATCGTATAACATATTGGCGGATTACCTTGCAATTGATCACTGGAAAAATCTTTACTTTCACATACCGAGGAGTATGTTGAGTTGGGGATGGAGGAAGAGCAAGATTGTGTTCGAGCTTGGCCTATGGTCTGCTGATATAATGTGCCTACAG GAAGTTGATAAATTTCAGGACTTGGAGGAGGATTTAAGGCATCGGGGATATAGTGGCATCTGGAAG ATGCGGACGGGTAATGCTGTTGACGGGTGTGCTATATTTTGGCGATCAAATAG ATTCAAGTTGGTTCATGAGGAAAGCATCCAGTTCAATCAGCTTGGTCTCCGAGATAATGTTGCTCAGATATGTGTGCTTGAG GCGCTGCTGAATTCGGATGCCAAAGAAAATGAGGCCTCTCCATCTGAAAG CTGTTCCCGCCGGGTTGTCGTTTGTAATATTCACGTGCTATATAATCCTAAAAGAGGAGACTTTAAACTTGGTCAG GTCAGAACACTCTTAGAGAGAGCTCATGCTGTTTCTAAACTCTGGGATGATGCGCCTGTTGTCTTATGTGGGGATTTTAATTGTACACCAAAG AGTCATTTGTACAACTTTATTTCGGAGGGCAAG TTGGATTTGTCTGGTTTGGCCAGAAACAAAGTTTCGGGGCAAGAGTCTGCTGAAATTCGTCCACCACGGCCAGAAATCTATACGAG GCCTCAGTCCGCCAATAAATCGCCACAAGGACAAGTTCAACCGCAAGATTCGATTGGAAATGCTCCTATGGAAAATAACTTCAACATGGATGTTGGAAAAGCCCCCTCCATAAGAAACACATCTGAGATTCCATGTGGTGATACTGTTATTGCTGGTCACAAAGCCACCTCCAGCTCTGAAAGAGTATTACTAGGCGAGGATCTGCACTCAGGTTGTACTCTAGAAGGACAAAACAGAAAACCTGATGACGCTGGGGATCTCTCGATAGCTGAATGTCTCTCTTCAGTAACCATAACAGATCCAGAACCTCCACATACTTCCAATGGTAAAGACGATTCGCAAGAAAAACTTTCAGCAAGTTCTGTTATATCAGAGACGGAGCATTCTCCTGAGGAAATTGTGTCCAATGCTCAAAGTGATTCATCTAGTCTCTCCACCAAGGTTGACACTTCAGCCGAGATGAAACTAGATGACTTAACATTGGACGAAGCAGATGTACTCGCGCAAGAAGAAGGTATAGGTGAAGATGGGGAATCTTTTTTGGCTAAGCTACACGATAGTAATGAAGACTCGAGTCAATCAGGGGAACTTGTGAATGTATTTTCACGTGAATCGGGTTCTGCAGCTTTTGATAATGGGAAAATCACTTATAATCCAGCCTCTTGGACCCCAATGGAGATAGCAGCTGCAACAGGTGACCCAGAAAGAAGTACGGTTGAACACGCTCTGGAGCTGAAGAGCGCTTATTCAGAAATTGAG GGTAAAGCGAACACAAGAGATGAAAACGGAGAACCTGTAGTAACCAGTTACCACAGATGTTTCATGGGGACAGTTGACTACATATG GCGGTCGGAAGGACTCCAAACGGTGCGTGTGCTTGCTCCAATACCGAAACAAGCAATGCAGTGGACACCAGGCTTCCCAACTCCC AAATGGGGGAGCGATCACATTGCATTGGTTTCAGAGTTGGCCTTCTGCAGCAGCGAGGGTCAGCCTAAAAGCTAA
- the LOC108818377 gene encoding uncharacterized protein LOC108818377: MGSGREVSVSLDGVRDKNMMQLKKLNTVLFPVRYNDKYYADAIASGEFTKLAYYSDICVGAIACRLEKKEGGAMRVYIMTLGVLAPYRGIGIGSKLLNHVLEMCSKQNMSEIYLHVQTNNEDAIKFYKKFGFEITDTIQDYYVNIEPRDCYVVTKSFAQSEASK; encoded by the exons ATGGGAAGTGGGCGAGAAGTCAGCGTGTCGCTAGATGGAGTCAGAGACAAAAACATGATGCAGCTTAAGAAACTCAACACTgtgctcttcccggttcgctacAACGACAAGTACTACGCTGATGCCATCGCATCCGGCGAGTTCACTAAGCTTG CTTATTACAGTGATATATGTGTTGGAGCTATTGCTTGTCGGCTGGAGAAGAAAGAAGGCGGGGCCATGAGAGTGTATATAATGACACTTGGTGTTCTTGCTCCATACCGCGGCATTGGCATTG gttcAAAGCTACTGAATCATGTTCTTGAGATGTGCTCCAAGCAGAACATGTCGGAAATATACTTGCATGTTCAGACAAACAACGAAGATGCGATCAAGTTCTACAAGAAATTTGGGTTTGAGATCACAGATACCATACAAGACTATTACGTCAACATCGAGCCTAGAGATTGCTATGTTGTCACCAAGTCCTTTGCTCAATCTGAAGCCAGCAAATGA
- the LOC108818376 gene encoding uncharacterized protein LOC108818376 produces MGKKKMRAIIVGGSIAGVSCAHSLTSAGWDVLVLEKSSEPPARSPTGAGLGLDPQARTIIKSWLPRGPHLLDETTLPLSIDQNQATDSVEKVTRVLTRDEGFDFRAAYWSDIHGLLFNALDPTMFLWGHKFLSFVMSQDESSTVIKVKTLVVETQETVEIQGDLLVAADGCLSSIRKTFLPNLKLRYSGYCAWRGVFDFSGDENSETVAGIKREYPDTGKCLYFDLARDTHTVFYELINKKLNWIWYVNQPEPELKSNSVTLKVSQEMINKMHQEADTTWIPELARLMKETKEPFLNVIYDSDPLERIFWENVVLVGDAAHPTTPHGLRSTNMSVLDAQVLGKCLGKCGPENLSLGLEEYQRIRLPVVSEQALYARRLGRIKQGLDRDGIGLEQKHIPFFSGAPLV; encoded by the exons atggggaagaagaagatgagagcgATCATCGTAGGAGGAAGTATAGCAGGCGTATCGTGCGCACACTCGCTCACGTCAGCAGGCTGGGACGTTCTAGTCCTCGAGAAATCATCCGAACCACCGGCTCGGAGCCCTACTGGTGCAGGGCTCGGACTCGACCCTCAGGCTCGCACAATCATCAAATCATGGCTTCCTCGTGGACCACACCTCTTAGATGAAACCACCTTGCCTCTCTCCATTGATCag AATCAGGCAACGGATAGTGTTGAGAAAGTGACGAGAGTTTTGACGAGAGACGAGGGTTTTGATTTTCGAGCAGCCTATTGGTCAGACATTCACGGTCTTCTGTTTAACGCGTTGGATCCAACCATGTTTCTTTGGGGACATAAGTTTCTGTCTTTCGTTATGTCTCAAGATGAATCATCAACTGTAATAAAGGTGAAGACTTTAGTTGTGGAAACTCAAGAGACTGTTGAGATTCAAGGAGATTTGCTCGTTGCAGCAGATGGGTGTCTCTCTTCGATTCGGAAAACGTTCTTGCCGAATCTTAAACTGAG GTACTCTGGGTATTGCGCTTGGAGAGGTGTTTTTGATTTCTCAGGGGATGAGAACTCGGAGACAGTTGCTGGAATCAAGAGGGAGTATCCAGATACTGGGAAATGCTTGTATTTTGATCTCGCTAGGGATACTCATACCGTGTTCTATGAGCTTATTAACAAGAAACTTAACTGGATTTGGTATGTTAATCAACCAGAGCCTGAGCTTAAG AGCAACTCTGTTACGCTAAAAGTGAGCCAAGAAATGATCAATAAGATGCATCAAGAGGCAGACACCACCTGGATCCCCGAGCTAGCGAGACTCATGAAAGAGACTAAAGAGCCTTTCCTTAATGTTATCTACGACTCTGACCCTTTAGAAAGGATCTTCTGGGAGAATGTCGTGCTGGTTGGAGACGCAGCTCATCCCACCACCCCTCATGGTCTTAGAAGCACAAACATGTCGGTTCTTGATGCGCAAGTGCTAGGCAAGTGCTTGGGGAAATGTGGACCTGAGAATCTGAGTTTGGGTCTTGAGGAATATCAGAGGATAAGATTGCCTGTTGTTTCCGAGCAAGCTTTGTATGCAAGGCGTTTGGGGCGTATCAAGCAAGGACTTGATCGTGATGGAATTGGATTGGAACAAAAACACATACCATTCTTTTCTGGTGCTCCTCTTGTGTAA
- the LOC108817677 gene encoding carbon catabolite repressor protein 4 homolog 6 isoform X2, whose product MWRSRFQVFSEAAISNASTTCAPIVAMSSHPLYRGGRARGRGRGRGGRSFSDRPYNDAGGRGGQFVTGDSHFQSVHDANLEFRHGFRGSSNLDPRRFDHVQQPPFNRSYEFRPPPPQVQWRPNHPPSGQSYSACPPPQFYQNQMSRPPPPQQRSSFRPQRPRSKHSDYREWEYAKTAPSPGSEKFIVLSYNILADYLAIDHWKNLYFHIPRSMLSWGWRKSKIVFELGLWSADIMCLQEVDKFQDLEEDLRHRGYSGIWKMRTGNAVDGCAIFWRSNRFKLVHEESIQFNQLGLRDNVAQICVLEALLNSDAKENEASPSESCSRRVVVCNIHVLYNPKRGDFKLGQVRTLLERAHAVSKLWDDAPVVLCGDFNCTPKSHLYNFISEGKLDLSGLARNKVSGQESAEIRPPRPEIYTRPQSANKSPQGQVQPQDSIGNAPMENNFNMDVGKAPSIRNTSEIPCGDTVIAGHKATSSSERVLLGEDLHSGCTLEGQNRKPDDAGDLSIAECLSSVTITDPEPPHTSNGKDDSQEKLSASSVISETEHSPEEIVSNAQSDSSSLSTKVDTSAEMKLDDLTLDEADVLAQEEGIGEDGESFLAKLHDSNEDSSQSGELVNVFSRESGSAAFDNGKITYNPASWTPMEIAAATGDPERSTVEHALELKSAYSEIEGKANTRDENGEPVVTSYHRCFMGTVDYIWRSEGLQTVRVLAPIPKQAMQWTPGFPTPKWGSDHIALVSELAFCSSEGQPKS is encoded by the exons ATGTGGCGTTCTCGTTTCCAAGTTTTTTCCGAAGCTGCAATCTCTAACGCCTCCACAACTTGTGCTCCCATCGTTGCCATGTCTAGTCATCCTCTG TACAGAGGTGGGCGAGCGAGAGGCCGAGGCCGAGGCCGAGGCGGAAGAAGTTTCTCCGATCGGCCTTACAACGACGCGGGAGGAAGAGGAGGTCAGTTCGTCACCGGAGACTCTCATTTCCAATCAGTCCACGACGCCAATCTCGAATTCCGCCACGGGTTCAGAGGCTCCTCGAATCTAGATCCTCGTCGTTTCGATCACGTGCAGCAACCGCCGTTCAATCGGAGCTACGAATTTCGGCCTCCGCCTCCTCAAGTTCAATGGCGACCTAATCATCCGCCGTCTGGTCAAAGCTACTCAGCTTGCCCTCCTCCTCAGTTCTATCAAAACCAGATGTCTCGGCCGCCTCCTCCGCAGCAGCGTAGCTCCTTCCGCCCTCAACGGCCACGGTCAAAACACTCGGATTACCGGGAATGGGAATATGCCAAAACGGCACCGTCTCCTGGCTCCG AGAAGTTTATTGTTCTATCGTATAACATATTGGCGGATTACCTTGCAATTGATCACTGGAAAAATCTTTACTTTCACATACCGAGGAGTATGTTGAGTTGGGGATGGAGGAAGAGCAAGATTGTGTTCGAGCTTGGCCTATGGTCTGCTGATATAATGTGCCTACAG GAAGTTGATAAATTTCAGGACTTGGAGGAGGATTTAAGGCATCGGGGATATAGTGGCATCTGGAAG ATGCGGACGGGTAATGCTGTTGACGGGTGTGCTATATTTTGGCGATCAAATAG ATTCAAGTTGGTTCATGAGGAAAGCATCCAGTTCAATCAGCTTGGTCTCCGAGATAATGTTGCTCAGATATGTGTGCTTGAG GCGCTGCTGAATTCGGATGCCAAAGAAAATGAGGCCTCTCCATCTGAAAG CTGTTCCCGCCGGGTTGTCGTTTGTAATATTCACGTGCTATATAATCCTAAAAGAGGAGACTTTAAACTTGGTCAG GTCAGAACACTCTTAGAGAGAGCTCATGCTGTTTCTAAACTCTGGGATGATGCGCCTGTTGTCTTATGTGGGGATTTTAATTGTACACCAAAG AGTCATTTGTACAACTTTATTTCGGAGGGCAAG TTGGATTTGTCTGGTTTGGCCAGAAACAAAGTTTCGGGGCAAGAGTCTGCTGAAATTCGTCCACCACGGCCAGAAATCTATACGAG GCCTCAGTCCGCCAATAAATCGCCACAAGGACAAGTTCAACCGCAAGATTCGATTGGAAATGCTCCTATGGAAAATAACTTCAACATGGATGTTGGAAAAGCCCCCTCCATAAGAAACACATCTGAGATTCCATGTGGTGATACTGTTATTGCTGGTCACAAAGCCACCTCCAGCTCTGAAAGAGTATTACTAGGCGAGGATCTGCACTCAGGTTGTACTCTAGAAGGACAAAACAGAAAACCTGATGACGCTGGGGATCTCTCGATAGCTGAATGTCTCTCTTCAGTAACCATAACAGATCCAGAACCTCCACATACTTCCAATGGTAAAGACGATTCGCAAGAAAAACTTTCAGCAAGTTCTGTTATATCAGAGACGGAGCATTCTCCTGAGGAAATTGTGTCCAATGCTCAAAGTGATTCATCTAGTCTCTCCACCAAGGTTGACACTTCAGCCGAGATGAAACTAGATGACTTAACATTGGACGAAGCAGATGTACTCGCGCAAGAAGAAGGTATAGGTGAAGATGGGGAATCTTTTTTGGCTAAGCTACACGATAGTAATGAAGACTCGAGTCAATCAGGGGAACTTGTGAATGTATTTTCACGTGAATCGGGTTCTGCAGCTTTTGATAATGGGAAAATCACTTATAATCCAGCCTCTTGGACCCCAATGGAGATAGCAGCTGCAACAGGTGACCCAGAAAGAAGTACGGTTGAACACGCTCTGGAGCTGAAGAGCGCTTATTCAGAAATTGAG GGTAAAGCGAACACAAGAGATGAAAACGGAGAACCTGTAGTAACCAGTTACCACAGATGTTTCATGGGGACAGTTGACTACATATG GCGGTCGGAAGGACTCCAAACGGTGCGTGTGCTTGCTCCAATACCGAAACAAGCAATGCAGTGGACACCAGGCTTCCCAACTCCC AAATGGGGGAGCGATCACATTGCATTGGTTTCAGAGTTGGCCTTCTGCAGCAGCGAGGGTCAGCCTAAAAGCTAA